From one Anopheles cruzii chromosome 3, idAnoCruzAS_RS32_06, whole genome shotgun sequence genomic stretch:
- the LOC128271292 gene encoding golgin subfamily A member 6-like protein 25 translates to MRRPFKMRSSTLLAVIGCLCVTLVLADDSITIRQKRSPAPFFFNKGHDHHEPKCVWEKKLAWKEDWKKIWESKKVEVWKSEWKKHQIPVWKTVEVPIWREVKVPDWKIIKKPYWKETELPAWKEVQVPDWKKINKPVWREIQVPVWKEVQVPEWKQIWVPDTVKVGIPGEKYLGKDEHGWEYTSHDLWKKKMVWKALWKKVWKTVKKEEWKTEKKLEWKEEWVQVWRTEKKQIWVKKKEELWKEEKIEIWRIEKKQEWATEKKLEWKEEWKEIKVPAWKEVQVPAWKKVWKPVWEKACVPVSHGWH, encoded by the exons ATGCGTCGGCCATTCAAGATGAGGTCGTCAACGCTTCTG GCCGTCATAGGCTGTCTCTGTGTCACTCTGGTTCTAGCGGACGACTCGATCACCATTCGACAGAAGCGAAGTCCAGCTCCGTTCTTCTTCAACAAGGGTCACGACCACCACGAACCAAAGTGCGTCTGGGAGAAAAAGTTGGCCTGGAAGGAGGACTGGAAGAAAATCTGGGAATCAAAAAAAGTCGAAGTGTGGAAGTCCGAGTGGAAAAAACATCAAATCCCAGTTTGGAAAACGGTGGAAGTCCCTATCTGGCGCGAGGTGAAAGTGCCCGATTGGAAGATCATCAAAAAACCCTACTGGAAGGAAACGGAACTACCCGCGTGGAAAGAAGTTCAGGTACCGGActggaaaaaaatcaacaagCCCGTTTGGCGTGAGATTCAGGTCCCCGTGTGGAAGGAAGTGCAGGTCCCGGAGTGGAAGCAAATTTGGGTCCCAGACACGGTCAAGGTCGGCATTCCGGGCGAAAAGTATCTCGGCAAGGACGAACACGGTTGGGAGTACACCAGTCAcgatttgtggaaaaagaaaatggtttgGAAGGCCCTGTGGAAAAAAGTGTGGAAAACCGTGAAAAAGGAAGAgtggaaaacggagaaaaagcTCGAATGGAAGGAAGAATGGGTGCAGGTGTGGCGCACGGAAAAGAAGCAGATCTGGGTGAAGAAGAAGGAGGAACTTTGGAAGGAAGAGAAGATTGAGATCTGGCGCATCGAAAAGAAACAGGAGTGGGCGACTGAGAAAAAGTTAGAATGGAAGGAAGAATGGAAAGAAATCAAGGTCCCCGCGTGGAAGGAAGTGCAGGTCCCCGCGTGGAAAAAGGTGTGGAAACCCGTGTGGGAGAAAGCTTGCGTACCAGTCAGCCACGGATGGCATTAG